Proteins encoded in a region of the Anopheles aquasalis chromosome 2, idAnoAquaMG_Q_19, whole genome shotgun sequence genome:
- the LOC126581105 gene encoding cadherin-89D-like, which produces MKCISRISVFLLLLLAGVTKPNQACKLYSKSNLRTKSDGVQFLRLKEDFPVGGEIVSLYAYPRNSILIPRTENSSDYEYFRLKEINSTVVSVILNRSLDQLVDSDDPQSILKFSVFCSGTSGTGTTMKQDNSSFFTITVYIEDINDNDPEFINLPYVVTLDESTPIETVVFNRIKAIDRDKPNTPNSDLEYALAAKHMKSGDFPFRLEGSQQPTLILQRPLDYDAGWRSMSVQIVASDRGNPPRSTNTTIRVNLRDVDDLPPVFTRSAYRTRIKETFPLTGKPIHVPLYIEPPIMAFDQDSLNETLVYGIVAGNERQLFWIAPETGVLFLQKEIDLESESLPDNTFTLQIEARQIGDPMKSALARVEVEVMDLNDNVPEFEVDLYNISIIENLPKGFSILQVNAIDRDQGENAEFYYYLVDEDPSGAFMIDHGSGWIVVRDETFLDKEQRSSLKMNVHAVERVEQYDRSRNYGKVQVEITLLDTNDNTPEFEQGTLYEFKTHCNATIGTKVGQLRARDPDDLGNGKVRYSIKNVRANLAIPFQLDADTGEIRVSEQLTYGKIAFFVEARDQPQNPSESRFNVALVTIDIVCQSIEDIEFIGAPYEFWVGADAAIGSSVGQIRTTFDMVSDEEIFFDLLHSYPEGVPFAIEERSGIVTVIESMERFNRRCYEFETVVSYLPESAGKMGVEQLTPEAYNSLEKIIVTNVTIHVIKNNFMLLRGTNSTPIEFRVKENKPNTLIGQLKFQDFQEQCDVDEKGLPPLISVRGDKNRGDRQVFQLNGGKNRTRYARRFTRDVSGASSAGGGSAGANFIRLYPLVTFDAIATTASGNGSARRARNSRNPTSGVQYSLVNSYDVADTIRLTNDGKLMTIKGLDRERQDVIRVTIIAEYFYKQRTFAGIYQVLIVVDDENDNPPTFNQPFYLGVIAENSPIGTEIVLNNPIVISDQDVGLNGDYELILSGESNSFVAQFSNSTLSNYNKTVAHIFRNLQIANVQDTADHGGLRLRSDYQQRPTGTSKQGRPLEESNAATPHYNILFMGPNKLDREEIESLTLKMVASDRDNLMSEVELKILILDVNDCAPVFERIAIFRKSRCEMIENTSDLELMYLDEIEGPDVGGGRLPDYLQDAMPGTGNTDMDSRIAYGVESLFEMVQSAPYVGMPRLYDSESVMMSTMAAANHSTDRYVGMRRKLYKPNKVRLPSTRPTALSGGRNARAITKKSQLKFALPENVEVGKVIFKLTANDDDFEKNSRVYYDITAQTDLGTGERVGYFKIDRNNGELKVTKRLPPESDIRLNVTAKDVGGLSDVLQIQFKVYDVNDHAPVFEKQWYTFNVDEGSYPITGKKIGQVRANDEDTGMNGNVTYMLVLPEGDQQQQQQQQQKIPFSISPYDGTVRVSGEIDRELVSSYRFRVLASDNNFDHKLTATVDVEVIVMDRNDNSPEFTAYDELRSDRSAIKRLPVYVAYLDVNAKVGTFVKQVLARDADFRENGNGLVIYSLTGQTGDHRLQFAIDPKDGIVTTASKYVDLESENEGEVKTKPSHLNVTIVASDFGTPPRSSMALLIVHLQGDPLQRRVTEEPPPLFPYRYYEIELRENDPAPRIILNVTLSKRYATEPFRWEIVSRQSDTEPEPRFRIDERNGSLWLLKPLDREEQDAYEVRIRVERLKRERRSSSIVPSVLYALENPIKARGKTATGGHRLPDNEVEILVKVVDVNDNAPVFRDGASGPIISVVPDTANYGYSVMKVEATDEDAGSNGAVRYALLNEPARLFAIDALTGQIRLLSSLATFKEKVFGFDVKATDRNGADDGHSTIANVFVYVLHAHQEVCLILAGLPVDIERQTVMISDSLSAATGYDIRIRALESNPKVDDATNLYLYAIDRKTNGLVEMSELQRSLARLDMSNLKPNLPIIELTELAINAIEPHSFDAGMKGIELATVVIGGLIFAGGTATALCIACARYRRLIPLATGVGGGGGAGGGSSNTSAEDVRGRHGQGSRIGHGNTTGGNAARAITGADIQPVINRSDLKSSIFHPNFHRQFVTNISTEATVPELSNEGNNSDSYEDSLKDSLTSNTSL; this is translated from the exons CATGCAAACTCTACTCCAAGAGCAACCTCCGGACCAAATCCGATGGCGTCCAGTTTCTGCGGCTGAAGGAAGACTTTCCGGTCGGTGGCGAGATCGTCTCGCTGTACGCGTACCCCCGCAACTCGATCCTAATACCGCGCACGGAGAACTCGAGCGACTACGAGTACTTTCGGCTGAAGGAGATCAACAGTACGGTGGTGAGCGTGATCCTGAACCGCAGTCTCGACCAGCTCGTCGATTCGGACGATCCGCAGAGTATCCTCAAGTTTAGCGTCTTTTGCAGTGGCACCAGTGGCACCGGCACTACGATGAAGCAGGACAAC TCATCATTTTTTACAATTACTGTTTACATTGAAGATATTAACGATAATGATCCCGAATTTATCAATCTACCGTACGTGGTAACGCTGGACGAATCAACGCCAATTGAGACGGTGGTGTTTAATAGAATTAAGGCAATTGATCGTGATAAGCCGAACACGCCGAACTCCGATCTCGAGTACGCGCTGGCGGCGAAGCACATGAAGAGCGGCGACTTCCCGTTCCGGCTCGAGGGTTCCCAGCAACCGACGCTCATCCTGCAACGCCCGCTCGACTACGATGCCGGCTGGCGCTCGATGAGCGTCCAGATAGTGGCCAGCGATCGGGGCAATCCGCCAcgctccaccaacaccaccatccgcgTGAACCTGCGCGATGTCGACGATCTGCCGCCGGTTTTTACCCGGTCCGCTTACCGGACACGCATCAAGGAAACGTTCCCACTGACG GGCAAACCGATCCACGTACCACTGTACATCGAGCCACCGATCATGGCGTTCGATCAGGATTCACTCAACGAGACACTGGTGTACGGCATTGTGGCTGGTAATGAGCGGCAACTGTTCTGGATTGCACCCGAAACCGGTGTCCTCTTTCTGCAGAAGGAGATCGACCTCGAGAGCGAAAGTTTGCCGGATAACACCTTCACGCTGCAGATCGAGGCCCGCCAGATAGGCGACCCGATGAAGAGTGCTCTCGCTCG TGTGGAGGTCGAGGTGATGGACCTGAACGATAATGTGCCCGAGTTCGAGGTCGATCTGTACAACATCTCCATCATCGAGAACCTGCCGAAGGGTTTCAGCATCCTGCAGGTGaacgcgatcgatcgggatCAG GGCGAGAATGCCGAGTTTTACTACTACCTAGTGGACGAGGATCCATCCGGTGCGTTCATGATCGATCACGGATCGGGCTGGATCGTGGTACGAGATGAAACGTTCCTCGACAAAGAGCAGCGCAGTTCGCTCAAGATGAACGTCCATGCGGTCGAGCGAGTGGAGCAGTACGATCGTAGCCGGAACTATGGCAAGGTGCAGGTGGAGATCACGCTCCTCGACACCAACGACAATACGCCCGAGTTCGAGCAGGGCACACTGTACGAGTTCAAGACGCACTGCAATGCCACGATTGGGACGAAGGTTGGCCAACTAAGAGCCCGCGATCCGGACGACCTGGGCAATGGGAAGGTGCGCTACAGCATCAAGAACGTACGAGCGAACCTCGCGATCCCATTCCAGCTAGACGCGGACACAGGCGAGATACGGGTGTCGGAACAGTTGACCTACGGTAAGATCGCGTTCTTCGTGGAAGCGCGCGATCAACCGCAGAACCCATCGGAGTCACGCTTCAACGTAGCGCTCGTGACGATCGACATCGTCTGCCAGTCGATCGAGGATATCGAGTTCATCGGGGCACCGTACGAGTTTTGGGTGGGAGCGGATGCTGCCATCGGTTCGTCCGTTGGACAAATTCGGACCACCTTCGATATGGTGTCGGATGAGGAGATCTTCTTCGATCTGCTGCACTCGTACCCGGAAGGTGTACCGTTTGCGATCGAGGAACGATCGGGCATCGTGACGGTGATTGAGTCGATGGAACGTTTCAACCGCCGGTGCTACGAGTTCGAGACGGTTGTTTCGTATCTGCCTGAGTCCGCTGGTAAGATGGGCGTGGAACAGTTGACACCCGAAGCGTACAATAGCCTGGAGAAGATTATCGTCACCAACGTGACGATCCATGTGATTAAGAacaattttatgctgctccggGGCACCAACTCGACCCCGATCGAGTTTCGggtgaaggaaaacaaaccgaacacgCTGATCGGTCAACTCAAGTTCCAGGACTTCCAGGAACAGTGCGATGTGGACGAGAAGGGTCTACCGCCGTTGATCTCGGTGCGGGGGGACAAAAACCGAGGTGATCGACAGGTGTTCCAGCTGAATGGTGGTAAAAATAGAACCCGCTATGCACGTCGCTTTACGCGTGATGTCTCAGGAGCGTCCAGTGCAGGTGGTGGTTCCGCCGGTGCCAACTTTATTCGCCTCTATCCACTGGTAACGTTCGATGCGATCGCGACAACGGCAAGCGGTAATGGAAGTGCACGGAGGGCACGCAACTCACGCAATCCAACGAGCGGTGTCCAGTACTCGCTGGTCAACAGCTACGATGTGGCCGATACGATTCGGTTAACGAACGATGGAAAGCTAATGACGATCAAGGGACTAGATCGAGAGCGACAGGACGTGATCCGTGTGACGATCATCGCCGAGTATTTCTACAAACAGCGCACCTTTGCCGGCATCTATCAGGTGCTGATTGTGGTGGACGATGAAAATGACAATCCACCAACGTTCAATCAACCGTTCTACTTGGGTGTGATCGCCGAAAACTCACCGATCGGCACTGAGATCGTACTGAACAATCCAATCGTAATCTCGGACCAGGACGTTGGGCTAAACGGGGACTACGAACTGATACTGTCGGGTGAATCGAACTCCTTCGTTGCCCAGTTCTCCAACTCGACACTTTCCAACTACAACAAAACGGTTGCCCACATCTTCCGTAATCTCCAGATCGCGAATGTGCAGGATACGGCCGATCATGGTGgtttgcgattgcgatcgGACTATCAACAACGACCAACTGGCACCAGCAAACAGGGTAGACCACTGGAGGAAAGTAATGCGGCGACACCACACTACAACATCCTGTTTATGGGGCCAAACAAACTGGACCGGGAGGAGATCGAGAGCCTAACGCTCAAGATGGTCGCGAGCGATCGGGACAATCTGATGTCGGAAGTCGAGTTAAAAATACTGATCCTGGATGTGAACGATTGCGCACCGGTATTTGAACGGATCGCCATCTTTCGCAAGAGCCGCTGCGAAATGATCGAGAACACGAGCGATCTGGAGCTGATGTACTTGGATGAGATCGAAGGACCGGATGTCGGTGGAGGTCGATTGCCCGACTATCTCCAGGATGCAATGCCCGGCACCGGGAACACGGACATGGACAGTCGAATTGCGTACGGAGTGGAGAGTCTGTTCGAGATGGTCCAATCGGCACCGTACGTGGGGATGCCACGGCTTTACGATAGTGAATCGGTCATGATGTCGACGATGGCGGCTGCGAACCACAGTACCGATCGGTACGTTGGGATGCGCCGGAAGCTCTACAAACCCAACAAAGTCCGTCTGCCTTCCACACGTCCAACGGCCCTGTCCGGGGGTCGCAATGCACGGGCCATCACCAAGAAGTCCCAACTAAAGTTCGCCCTGCCCGAGAACGTTGAGGTGGGCAAAGTGATCTTCAAGCTGAcggcgaacgatgatgattttgaGAAGAACTCGCGGGTCTACTACGACATCACCGCCCAGACCGATCTGGGAACGGGCGAACGTGTCGGTTACTTCAAGATTGATCGCAACAACGGTGAGCTGAAGGTAACGAAGCGATTGCCACCTGAATCGGACATACGGCTAAACGTGACGGCGAAGGATGTTGGTGGACTGTCCGATGTGCTGCAGATCCAGTTCAAGGTGTACGATGTGAACGATCATGCGCCCGTGTTCGAGAAGCAGTGGTACACGTTCAACGTGGACGAGGGTTCGTATCCGATCACCGGCAAAAAGATTGGCCAAGTGCGCGCGAATGATGAGGATACCGGTATGAATGGGAACGTGACGTACATGCTGGTGCTTCCTGAgggtgatcagcagcagcagcagcagcagcagcagaagatccCGTTCTCCATCTCTCCGTACGATGGTACGGTCCGTGTGAGTGGTGAGATCGATCGGGAGCTCGTTAGCTCGTACCGATTCCGGGTGCTCGCTTCGGACAACAACTTTGACCACAAACTGACGGCCACCGTGGACGTGGAGGTGATCGTGATGGATCGCAACGATAATAGCCCCGAGTTTACGGCCTACGATGAGCTGCGGTCCGATCGGAGTGCCATCAAGCGATTGCCGGTGTATGTGGCATATCTGGACGTCAATGCGAAGGTTGGTACTTTCGTGAAGCAAGTTCTAGCGCGTGATGCAGACTTCCGTGAGAACGGGAACGGGCTCGTGATCTACTCGCTCACCGGACAGACCGGTGATCATCGGTTGCAGTTCGCGATCGACCCGAAAGATGGCATCGTAACGACGGCTTCGAAATACGTCGACCTCGAGAGCGAAAATGAAGGCGAAGTTAAGACAAAACCATCGCACCTGAATGTGACGATCGTGGCATCCGACTTTGGGACACCGCCCCGTTCCAGTATGGCTCTGTTGATCGTGCACTTGCAAGGTGATCCACTACAGAGGCGTGTAACCGAAGAACCGCCACCGCTCTTCCCGTATCGGTACTACGAGATCGAACTGCGTGAGAATGATCCAGCACCACGGATCATCCTCAATGTGACACTCTCGAAGCGCTACGCCACGGAACCGTTTCGCTGGGAGATTGTGAGTCGTCAGAGCGATACTGAGCCCGAACCACGGTTCCGGATTGACGAGCGGAATGGTTCACTGTGGTTACTGAAGCCACTCGATCGTGAGGAACAGGATGCGTACGAGGTGCGGATCCGAGTGGAACGCCTGAAACGCGAACGGCGCAGTAGCTCCATCGTGCCGAGTGTCCTGTACGCACTCGAGAATCCGATCAAGGCTCGCGGAAAGactgccaccggtggccatcggttACCGGACAACGAGGTCGAGATTCTGGTCAAGGTGGTGGACGTGAACGATAATGCACCCGTGTTCCGGGATGGTGCCAGTGGGCCGATCATCTCCGTCGTACCGGATACCGCCAACTATGGCTACTCGGTGATGAAAGTGGAGGCTACCGATGAGGATGCGGGCAGTAATGGAGCGGTGCGGTATGCGCTGCTCAATGAACCGGCTCGCCTGTTCGCGATCGATGCTTTGACTGGTCAGATCCGGCTGCTCAGCTCGTTGGCCACGTTCAAGGAGAAGGTGTTTGGCTTTGATGTGAAAGCGACGGATCGGAATGGGGCCGATGATGGCCATTCGACGATAGCGAACGTGTTCGTGTATGTGCTGCACGCTCACCAGGAGGTGTGCCTTATCCTGGCTGGCTTGCCGGTTGATATCGAGCGTCAGACGGTGATGATATCGGACAGTCTGAGTGCGGCCACCGGTTATGACATCCGGATACGGGCCCTCGAGAGCAACCCGAAAGTGGATGATGC TACCAATCTGTACCTGTACGCAATCGACCGTAAGACGAACGGATTGGTGGAGATGTCGGAATTGCAGCG GTCACTGGCCCGGTTGGACATGTCGAACCTGAAGCCGAACCTGCCAATCATTGAGCTAACGGAGCTTGCGATCAACGCCATCGAACCGCACTCATTCGATGCGGGCATGAAGGGCATCGAGCTGGCTACGGTGGTGATCGGAGGGTTGATCTTTGCCGGTGGTACCGCCACCGCCCTTTGCATTGCGTGCGCCCGTTACCGGCG CCTCATACCACTGGCCACGGGggttggtggaggaggtggcgctggcggtggcagcagtaaCACATCCGCCGAAGACGTCCGAGGGCGCCACGGCCAAGGTTCGAGGATTGGCCACGGCAATACGACCGGTGGCAATGCGGCGCGAGCGATCACCGGTGCGGACATCCAGCCCGTCATCAATCGATCCGATCTGAAGAGTTCGATCTTCCATCCTAACTTTCACCGTCAGTTTGTGACAAACATTAGCACCGAAGCGACCGTGCCCGAGCTCAGCAACGAAGGAAATAATAG CGATAGCTACGAGGATTCGCTGAAGGATTCGCTCACATCGAACACGAGCCTATGA
- the LOC126581112 gene encoding uncharacterized protein LOC126581112, with product MMMNGVYRTNQTMCDRWLHFNDLPFELMCEIFDYLPLRDIKNASLVCQHWHEIIFSEVYIHRFRLLLNLDQSLPALRQMVSLLEASEREYYSVVLRANLGSPLTEARLKIVKLMIRLLAHVADSLYFNMADFRIESCVSERSLRGRRLQIIDTRAKYIPLGMGLKESMLAAICEYAVNLVDLVIAEMNINNPKALVPLSSLRCLKLLLISDYYPYVKPTTPPIELPALENLSLIGVTDESCHYFRVDNLKRFFIHSTGTDAPRTMDFITQNITGVARLCLHFTARSIQADVIFGWLERFPNLLALELAGVALPVDVLKHLNPTNRLQKLIFVACHLEAVLLDEFCVKLGRLRLLCFDRCSLFHRDSGFHPIHHKDLEQLRTMLPRCQIMLDYE from the exons atgatgatgaacggtgTGTATCGAACGAACCAAACGATGTGCGACCGATGGCTTCATTTTAACGATCTTCCCTTCGAG CTGATGTGCGAAATATTCGACTATCTGCCGTTGCGGGACATAAAAAATGCGTCGCTCGTCTGCCAGCACTGGCATGAGATCATCTTCTCCGAGGTCTACAttcaccggttccggttgctgctgaaccTCGACCAGTCGCTACCGGCCCTGCGGCAGATGGTGTCGCTGCTCGAGGCAAGCGAACGCGAGTACTACAGCGTGGTGCTGCGTGCGAATCTGGGCAGCCCGTTGACCGAGGCACGGTTGAAGATCGTGAAACTGATGATCCGCCTGCTGGCCCATGTCGCTGACTCGTTGTACTTCAATATGGCCGACTTCCGGATCGAGTCGTGTGTGTCGGAGCGTTCGCTTCGGGGCCGCCGGTTGCAGATCATCGACACGCGCGCCAAGTACATTCCACTCGGGATGGGCCTAAAGGAGTCGATGCTGGCAGCGATCTGTGAGTACGCGGTCAACCTAGTGGACCTGGTGATCGCCGAGATGAACATCAACAACCCGAAGGCACTGGTCCCGTTGTCCTCGTTGCGCTGTCTCAAGCTTCTGCTGATCAGTGACTACTATCCGTACGTGAagcccaccacaccaccgattGAGTTGCCTGCCCTCGAAAACCTGTCGCTGATCGGAGTGACGGACGAATCGTGTCACTACTTCCGGGTGGACAATCTGAAGCGCTTCTTTATCCACTCCACTGGCACCGATGCACCGCGCACGATGGACTTTATCACTCAGAACATCACGGGAGTCGCTCGGTTGTGCTTGCACTTTACGGCGCGTTCCATCCAAGCGGACGTCATCTTTGGATGGTTGGAACGATTTCCGAATCTGCTCGCCCTCGAACTGGCCGGTGTTGCGCTGCCAGTGGATGTACTGAAGCACCTCAATCCCACCAATCGACTGCAGAAACTCATCTTCGTTGCCTGCCATCTGGAGGCGGTACTGTTGGACGAGTTCTGTGTGAAGTTGGGTCGCTTGCGGCTCCTGTGCTTTGACCGGTGCTCCCTGTTCCACCGGGACTCCGGGTTTCATCCGATCCATCATAAAGACCTCGAGCAGCTGCGAACGATGCTGCCACGCTGTCAGATCATGCTCGACTACGAGTAG